CAGCTTGTTTCGGTGGTGATGGCGGAGGGGAAACACCTGTTCCCATTTCGAACACAGTAGTTAAGCCCTCCAGCGCCGATGGTACTGCTTGGGTGACCTTGTGGGAGAGTAGGACGCTGCCGAGACGTACGGACCCCCCGCTCCTGACGGTGCGGGGGGTTCGCTTTTTTTTGGCCCGGATCCCCCCATTGCCGGTTTGCGCCGCATGCCGGGGCCGCTTCAGCTCAGGAGCGACCGTGCCGCGCTTGACGCCCTCGTCCGGGTGCTGGTACTCTTCTTCTGCACCCGCCTCCGACCAGGGAAGCGCGGGTGCTCCCACGACAGGTCCGATGCGGACCCCACGTGCCTCAGAAGGAGGAGAGAATGGACCTCGCGACGCCGCGGTTCATGCCGCTCGCTCTTGCGGTTCTTCTGTCGGCTGCGGTCCTCGCGGGCTGCGGCGGTCCGCCCGCTGTCGAGGAGCCGGTCGAGGACCGGAGCGAGCTTCCCAGGTGGGTGAGGATCGTCCCCGTGGAGAGCGAGGGACGGTCGTGGTTCGTCGGCGCCGTCTCCATGGCCTCGTCCAGGGAGGAGGCGATACGGCAGGCCCGTCTCGACGCCCTGTCACAGGTCTCCCGCTCCGCGCGGCAGCGGTTCGCCTCGCTCATCGCGAAGGCGAACGCCGGGTCGGGCGTGACGCTGACGCCGATCGAGCGCTTCCAGCTCACCGATGCCGGACGTGAGATGTACGCTTCGAGAGTCGAGGAGGCCGCCGTGATGGAGGGTACTCATGTCGAGCCCTGTATCGAGGGCCTCGAGACCGCCTGCCAGACGTATGTCCTCGTCGGCGTCCCCGTCGAGGCCTGGGACAGGGAACTGAGCGAGACACTGCAGAAACTGCGCAGGGAGGAGGCGGAGGCCGGCAGGGAGACGGGGGTGGAGTACCTCGACTGGATGCTGCGGCACCAGGAACGGTCATCCCGCTGACCGGACCGCAGGCCCGGAATGAAGCACGCCGATTTCGTTCATCTGCACTGCCACTCTGAATACAGCCTGCTCGACGGTGCCTGCCGCATCGACCGCATGGTGGCCGCCGCCCGCGAGTTCCGTATGCCCGCGCTGGCGATCACCGATCACGGAACGATGTTCGGCGCGATAGAGTTCTACGCCACCGCGATGGAGGCGGGCGTCAAGCCGATCATCGGCATGGAGGCCTACGTCGATCCGGTTCCTCTGTCTCAGGAGCGCGAAGGGCGCCGGAGCGATGGATACCATCATCTCGTTCTGCTTGCCAGGAACGCGGTCGGCTACAGGAACCTCATGCGTCTCTCGACCGCGGGGTTCATCGACGGCTTCTACTACAAGCCCCGCATCGATCGGGAGCTCCTCGAGCAGTCCGCTGAGGGGCTCATCGCCACGACGGCCTGTCTGAAGGGCCGCCCCGCCCAGGCGCTTCTCGCGGGGAACGAGGAGGCCGCCCGCGCCGCGATCGTCGACCTCGCAGGGATCTTCGGGGAGGGGGGCTTCTACCTCGAGATCCACAACCACGGGCTGCCGGAGGAGCAGCTCGTCAGGGAGGGGTACGCGCGGCTGGGTCGGGAGCTCGGTGTGCCGCTCGTCGCGGCCAACGACTGCCACTACATCACGAGAGATGCCGCCGCCTCTCACGATGTCCTGCTCTGCATCCAGACGGGCAAGGAGATCGACGACGGGTCACGCATGCGGATGCCGAACGACGAGTTCTACATGAAGTCGCCGGACGAGATGAAGGCGCTCTTCGCCGAGTATCCGGAGGCCTGCGCGAACACGGTCGAGATCGCTGAGAAGTGCAATCTGTCGCTCGAGTTCGGCACGGTGCACATGCCGCGATTCCCGCTTCCCGAGGGACGCTCATCGGCCGGAGAGCATCTGGAGGCTCTCGCGCGGGAGGGCCTTGAGAGGCGCTACGACGAGCTGACGTCCGAGATCGAGGAGCGGTTTCAGAAGGAGCTCGGGCTCATCGACGAGATGGGGTTCTCGGGCTACTTCCTCATCGTGCACGACTTCATCAACGAGGCCAGACGTCGCGGCATTCCGGTCGGACCCGGCCGGGGGTCGGCGGCCGCGAGCATTGTGAGCTACGCCCTCGGGATCACGCAGCTCGACCCCCTTCACTACGGCCTCGTCTTCGAGCGGTTCCTGAACCCCGCCCGGCGCAGCATGCCCGACTTCGACATCGACTTCTGCTACGAGCGCCGCGACGAGATCATCGAGTATGTCACAGAGAAGTACGGTCGCGAGTCGGTCGCGCAGGTCATCACGTTCGGGACGATGCAGGCGCGCGCCGCGGTGCGCGACGTGGGCCGCGTGCTCAAGTTCCCGTACTCCGAGGTCGACCGCGTCGCGAAGCTGATCCCGCGAGAGCTCAGCATCACGCTCGACGAGGCGCTCGAAAAGGAGCCGGAGCTCAAGGCCCTCGTCGACGCGGACGAGCGGTACAGGCGCCTCATCGATTACGCGCGGGACCTCGAGGGACTGGCGCGCCACGCCTCGACGCACGCCGCCGGCGTCATCATCGCCCCGGGCCGGATCGAGGAATGGTCGCCCCTCTTCCGGTCGAGCCGTGACGAGATCACGACCCAGTACGCGATGAAGTCGCTGGCGAAGATCGGGCTCCTCAAGTTCGACTTCCTCGGACTCCGTACACTGACCGTAATCCACGACGCGCTCGAGATGATCCGCGAGAACCACGACGTCGAGCTCGAGCCGGGCGACATACCGCTCGACGACGCCGAGACCTACGACATGCTCTCGACGGGGCACACGGTCGGTGTCTTCCAGCTGGAGTCGTCCGGGATGCGGGACCTCGTCCGCAAGATGAGACCGGAGCGCATCGAGGACGTCATCGCCGTCAACGCCCTCTTCCGGCCCGGCCCGCTCCGCTCCGGAATGGTCGACGATTTCGTCAAGCGAAAGCACGGGCGGCAGAAGGTGACCTACATCCACCCGACCGTCGAGCCGGTCCTCAAGGAGACGCACGGCGTCATCGCCTACCAGGAGCAGGTCATGCAGCTGGCGAGCTCGGTCGCCGGGTTCTCAATGAGCCAGGCGGACGTGCTCCTGAACGCCATGCGGAAGAAGCTCGAGGACCAGATGGTCGTGCAGCGCGAGGACTTCATCCGCGGGGCCGTCGAGCGGGATGTCCCGAAGAAGAAGGCCGAGGCCATCTTCGAACAGATGGGGCATTTCGCCGGGTACGGCTTCAACAAGGCGCACAGCGCCTCGTACGCGGTCCTCGCCGTCCGGACGGGCTATCTCAAGACGCACTACCCGGCCGAGTTCATGGCCGCCACGCTCACGAGCGAGATGCACAATTCCGACCGCATCGTAGCGCTGATCAACGAGTGCCGGAGGATGGGGATCCGTGTGCTTCCTCCCAACGTGAACCGCGGCCGCGCCGGCTTCAGAGCCACTCCCTCCGGGGACATCGAGTACGGACTCGCCGCCGTCAAGAACGTCGGACGCTCGGCCGTCGAGTCGCTCGTGCGGGCGAGGGAGGACGACGGGCCGTTCACCGATCTCTTCGACCTGACCTCGCGCATCGATCTCAGGTTGATCAACAAGCGCGTGCTCGAGAGCCTGGCCGCGGCCGGCGCCCTGGACCAGCTCCACGGTCACCGGGCACAGCTCTTCACCGCGGCCGGAGCTGCGCACGACATCGGGCAGCGCGCCCAGCGGGAACGCGACTCGGGTCAGATGTCGCTCCTGGATTCGCTGGCCGGGGAGGAACAGGCCGCGAGACCGAGGAAGCTGCCCGAGGTCGATCCGTGGAGCGACATCGAGACGCTCGGGCGTGAGAAGTCCGTCCTCGGCCTCTACGTCTCCGGACATCCGCTCACCAGGTACGAGCGGGAGCTCACGAGCTTCGCGACCGCCACGATCGCCGATCTCGGCGAACTCGAGGACGGAGAGCCGGTCCGAATCGGCGGCATCGTCGAGGTCATCAAGACGACGACCGACCGGAAGGGCGAGCGCATGGCGTTCGTGACCGTCGAGGACTTCACAGGCCGCGTCGAGCTCCTCGTCTTCGCGGGCTGCTACGCGAAGAAGCAGCACGAGCTCGTGCGGGACGCGACCATCATCGTCGACGGCCGCATCTCGACGCGCGAGGAGGAGGAGCCCAAGATCATCGTGGAGAACATCGTGCCGCTCTCCAGGGCGTACCAGCAGTTCGTCGAGCGCGTCGTCATCTCGCTGTCGACGCCGGGGCTCGAGGAGGAGTCCCTTCTCGACCTGAGAGACCTGCTGGAGCGGCATCCCGGCAGGATCCCGGTGGAGCTCTCGGTGAAGACGGCGGCGGGTCAGGTCGTCACAGTTGAGACCGGGGGGCTCAGGGTCGAGCCGTCGCGGCGCCTGGCCGAAGTCCTCGGTGAGCACGTCGGTGAATCGAACGTCCGCTTCACCGGGTCCACGGCAGGCGCGAAGGTCCCGGAACCTGCTTTCTGATTGACACTTGCGAGGGCCGTTGGTATATTCTGTTCTCACAATCGGGGGAAGGGCGCTCTCGGCGGGGGGCCGCTAAGATGCTCATCAGACTGGCACTTACGGCCCTCGTTCTTGTCCTGGGACCCGCCGCGGCACCTGGCCAGATGTATGAGGCGCCGTTCACCGACCTCGTCGACCTGCCGACGGCTCACGGCCTTCCGCGGGGAGGGTACAGCCTGTCCGTGCGGGTGGCTCCGGGGGGTGATGTGGTCGCCGGAGTGCGGGTCGGTGTGACGTCGTACGTCGGGGTCGGTCTGACGTACGGGGCCGGAAACGCCATCGGATCGGGCGAGCCGGACTGGAACGACCGGGTCGAGCTCGACATCAAGCTCCGCGTGGCCGACGAGCGCCAGGCGATCCCCGCCATCGCCGTCGGGTACGATTCCCGCGGCTACGGCGCCGAGCTGGACGACGGCGGGTACGCGAAGGCCTCGGAGGGGCTCTACATCGTGGCGACGAAGACCCTGCCGTTCTCAGACTTCTGGCAGGCCTCGGTCGGCGCGTCGAGGACCCTCGAGATGAAGAAGGTCAGGCCCGACTTCTACGCGGGGCTGACGGCCAGGTTCTCGCAGGAGTTCTCGGTGGTCGCGGAGTACCACCTCGGCGTGGACCGGCTGCACGACGATGACGATTCGAAGACGAACTATCTGAACGCCGGGCTCCGCTGGGTCTTCAACAACCAGCTCGAGCTCGACGTCTACTTCCGGAACCTCATCGGGCCGAGCGACTCGCCCGAACTCTCGTCGAGATCGCTTCAGTTCGTCTTCTACGATTCCTTCTGACCCACCCGCACCGTCGCGGCGCGAGGCCGGGGGAGGTCCGGATGGTCGGCTGGCTCGAGTTCGAGAAGCCGCTCCTGGAACTGGAACAGAGGATCGACGAGCTCAAGAGCTTCGCCGACGAGGAGAATATCGACGTCGTGAGGGAGCTCAAGCGCCTCGAGGCCAAGGCGGAGGACCTCAGGCAGGACATATACGGCAAGCTCTCCCGCTGGCAGGTCACACAGATCGCCCGGCATCCCAGAAGACCTTACACCCTCGACTATCTGAACGAGCTCTCGTCCGATTTCATCGAACTCCACGGCGACAGGCGTTTCGGCGACGATCCTGCGATCGTCTCGGGGCTGGCCGTCATGGGGAACAGGCGCGTCGTGGTCGTGGGCCACCAGAAGGGCCGCGACACGAAGGAGAACATCCGCCGCAACTTCGGGATGGCCAATCCGGAGGGCTACCGGAAGGCCCTCCGGGTCATGCAGCTGGCGGCGAGGTTCGGCCGTCCGATCGTCACGTTCGTCGACACGCCGGGCGCGTATCCCGGTGTCGGCGCCGAGGAGCGTGGGCAGGCCGAGGCCATCGCGTGGAACCTCCACGAGATGTCGAGGCTGCCGGTGCCGATCGTCGTTGTCGTCATCGGCGAGGGCGGCAGCGGAGGAGCGCTGGGCATCGGCGTCGGCGACCGGGTGCTGATGCTGGAGTACTCCATCTACTCGGTCATCTCGCCCGAGGGATGTGCCTCGATCCTCTTCCGCGACGCAGCGAAGGCGCAGACGGCCGCCGAGGCGATGAAGGTCACGGCGCCCGATCTTGCGGAGCTCGATGTGATCGACGAGATCGTCCGGGAGCCTCTGGGCGGTGCGCACAGGGACTGGAAATCGGCGGCCGGAAAGGTGGGGGAGGCCGTCGAACGCCATCTGGCGGAGCTCTCCCGCGTCGGACCCGAGGAGCTCGTGCGGAGGAGACTCGACAAGTTCATGGCGATGGGGCGGTTCCGGGAGTCTTGACAGGTGACCGTTCTCACGCACATGGCGGTCGGGGCCGCCGCCGGGTCCTTCGTAGAGGGCCGTCTCTCGGCCGCGGCCCTGGGGGCCGCGATTCACGTCCCGCTCGACCTGATCCCGCATTACGAGTTCCAGAAGCTGTGGCTCGAGGTCGTCATCGTGGCGGCCGCGTTCGGAGCTATGCTGGTTGCCGGTCTCTGGAGAGCGCCCGTATTCTGGGGCGCGGCCGGCGCGATTCTGCCGGACGTCGAGAACCTGCTGTGGCGGCTGGGCATCCTGCCCGGTCACAGGAAGGTCTTTCCGGGGCACTCGGAGAAGCTCGCCCGGTGGTTGCCGCACGGACGAGAGCTCCCGGTCCGCCACGCCTGGTGGCAGGCCGTACTGGCCGGCGCCGCCGTCGTTGTGGCGACGGTCAACACGAGATCCTGACAGGGGACCGGAGCACGAGATGAGACTCTCAGCGTTCACCGACAGACGGTTCGTCGATCTCGAGGTCGAACCCGGCAGCAAGGCGGAAGTGCTGGAGAAGCTGTCCGGGTTGATCTCGAAGTCGCGGCACGTCAGAGATCCGAAGCGTCTCCTTGTTGATGTACTCGCCCGCGAAGAGCTCGTGACCACCGGCGTGGGGCACGGCGTCGCCTTTCCGCACGCCAAGAGCGAAGCGGTCAGCGAGGTGGTCTTCGCGTTCGGCCGGGCGAAGGGACCGATCGACTTCGGCGCACTTGACGGAGAGCCAGTTCGGCTCATCTTTCTCATTGGTGCCCCGAAGGCCCAGGAGCCGTCCCGGGTCTATCTGAACCTGATGGCGAGGCTGTCCTTCCTGATGAAGGAAGAGGAGAACAGGCGCCGCCTGCTCGAGGCGGAGCGCGTCGAGGAGATCTTCGAACTCCTCGATTCCGTCAAGTAGCCGGCGCGCGGGAGGTCCACCGGCGGCGTGTGCCCGGGGTTCCGAAGCGAGAGGTACGGGATGAAGGTCCGCGACCACATGACCGGCGATGTCGTGACCGTGGGACGCACGGCGAACGTCGCCGAGATCGCCGAGCTCCT
This sequence is a window from Candidatus Effluviviaceae Genus V sp.. Protein-coding genes within it:
- the dnaE gene encoding DNA polymerase III subunit alpha, whose amino-acid sequence is MKHADFVHLHCHSEYSLLDGACRIDRMVAAAREFRMPALAITDHGTMFGAIEFYATAMEAGVKPIIGMEAYVDPVPLSQEREGRRSDGYHHLVLLARNAVGYRNLMRLSTAGFIDGFYYKPRIDRELLEQSAEGLIATTACLKGRPAQALLAGNEEAARAAIVDLAGIFGEGGFYLEIHNHGLPEEQLVREGYARLGRELGVPLVAANDCHYITRDAAASHDVLLCIQTGKEIDDGSRMRMPNDEFYMKSPDEMKALFAEYPEACANTVEIAEKCNLSLEFGTVHMPRFPLPEGRSSAGEHLEALAREGLERRYDELTSEIEERFQKELGLIDEMGFSGYFLIVHDFINEARRRGIPVGPGRGSAAASIVSYALGITQLDPLHYGLVFERFLNPARRSMPDFDIDFCYERRDEIIEYVTEKYGRESVAQVITFGTMQARAAVRDVGRVLKFPYSEVDRVAKLIPRELSITLDEALEKEPELKALVDADERYRRLIDYARDLEGLARHASTHAAGVIIAPGRIEEWSPLFRSSRDEITTQYAMKSLAKIGLLKFDFLGLRTLTVIHDALEMIRENHDVELEPGDIPLDDAETYDMLSTGHTVGVFQLESSGMRDLVRKMRPERIEDVIAVNALFRPGPLRSGMVDDFVKRKHGRQKVTYIHPTVEPVLKETHGVIAYQEQVMQLASSVAGFSMSQADVLLNAMRKKLEDQMVVQREDFIRGAVERDVPKKKAEAIFEQMGHFAGYGFNKAHSASYAVLAVRTGYLKTHYPAEFMAATLTSEMHNSDRIVALINECRRMGIRVLPPNVNRGRAGFRATPSGDIEYGLAAVKNVGRSAVESLVRAREDDGPFTDLFDLTSRIDLRLINKRVLESLAAAGALDQLHGHRAQLFTAAGAAHDIGQRAQRERDSGQMSLLDSLAGEEQAARPRKLPEVDPWSDIETLGREKSVLGLYVSGHPLTRYERELTSFATATIADLGELEDGEPVRIGGIVEVIKTTTDRKGERMAFVTVEDFTGRVELLVFAGCYAKKQHELVRDATIIVDGRISTREEEEPKIIVENIVPLSRAYQQFVERVVISLSTPGLEEESLLDLRDLLERHPGRIPVELSVKTAAGQVVTVETGGLRVEPSRRLAEVLGEHVGESNVRFTGSTAGAKVPEPAF
- a CDS encoding acetyl-CoA carboxylase carboxyltransferase subunit alpha, translated to MVGWLEFEKPLLELEQRIDELKSFADEENIDVVRELKRLEAKAEDLRQDIYGKLSRWQVTQIARHPRRPYTLDYLNELSSDFIELHGDRRFGDDPAIVSGLAVMGNRRVVVVGHQKGRDTKENIRRNFGMANPEGYRKALRVMQLAARFGRPIVTFVDTPGAYPGVGAEERGQAEAIAWNLHEMSRLPVPIVVVVIGEGGSGGALGIGVGDRVLMLEYSIYSVISPEGCASILFRDAAKAQTAAEAMKVTAPDLAELDVIDEIVREPLGGAHRDWKSAAGKVGEAVERHLAELSRVGPEELVRRRLDKFMAMGRFRES